From Methanomassiliicoccales archaeon LGM-RCC1, one genomic window encodes:
- the nifS gene encoding cysteine desulfurase NifS, with product MQNVYLDNAATARMKKEALDAMLPYFMDEYANPSSIHAMSRNPRAAVKKAREQIASCINADPSEIFFTSGGTESDNWALISGMEMLEKKGKHLIISTIEHHAILETSYYLEKRGFEVTRVGVDSDGIIRMDELEKAIRPDTVLISVMTANNEIGSIQPIAKIGKLAHEKGILFHTDAVQAFGHIPLDVKSMDIDMMSASGHKFGAPKGVGFLYVKKGIRLPPFMHGGEQEEGRRAGTTNVPGIVGMGVAAEISCREMADNATKLTELRDHLIDRVLTEIPYSRLNGSRDKRLPSNADFSFEFIEGESMLMSLGMKGVFISTGSACASGSLDPSHVLLGIGLPHEIAHGSIRVSIPEGTTMEQIDYAADCLKQTVESMRAISPLYDDFIRKQRE from the coding sequence ATGCAGAACGTATATCTTGATAATGCAGCGACCGCACGCATGAAGAAAGAGGCACTGGATGCCATGCTCCCGTATTTCATGGACGAATACGCGAATCCGTCCAGCATCCACGCGATGTCAAGGAACCCCAGGGCGGCGGTGAAGAAGGCCAGGGAGCAGATAGCGTCATGCATCAATGCGGACCCGTCGGAGATATTCTTCACTTCAGGCGGTACCGAATCGGACAACTGGGCTCTAATCTCCGGAATGGAGATGCTGGAGAAGAAGGGAAAGCATCTGATAATCTCCACCATAGAGCACCATGCGATCCTGGAGACCTCCTACTATCTGGAGAAGAGGGGATTCGAGGTGACGAGAGTCGGGGTGGATTCCGATGGAATCATCAGAATGGATGAGCTGGAGAAGGCCATCAGACCGGATACAGTTCTGATCTCGGTGATGACAGCGAACAATGAGATCGGTTCCATACAGCCTATCGCGAAGATAGGGAAACTCGCGCATGAGAAGGGCATCCTGTTCCATACGGATGCGGTGCAGGCATTCGGACACATCCCGCTCGATGTCAAGTCCATGGATATTGATATGATGAGTGCCAGCGGCCACAAGTTCGGTGCACCCAAAGGTGTCGGCTTCCTTTACGTGAAGAAGGGGATCAGACTGCCTCCTTTCATGCATGGAGGGGAGCAGGAAGAAGGCCGCAGGGCAGGTACGACGAACGTTCCCGGCATAGTCGGGATGGGAGTCGCAGCCGAGATCTCATGTAGGGAAATGGCCGACAACGCGACAAAGCTCACGGAACTCCGCGACCATCTCATCGACCGTGTCCTTACCGAGATTCCGTATTCCAGGCTCAACGGTTCAAGGGACAAGAGGCTTCCAAGCAACGCGGACTTCAGCTTCGAGTTCATCGAGGGGGAGTCCATGCTGATGAGCCTGGGCATGAAAGGCGTTTTCATCTCAACAGGATCCGCATGCGCATCAGGATCGCTCGACCCTTCCCATGTGCTGTTGGGGATCGGACTTCCGCACGAGATAGCCCACGGTTCCATCAGGGTATCGATACCGGAGGGCACCACCATGGAGCAGATAGACTATGCGGCCGACTGTCTGAAGCAGACGGTAGAGAGCATGAGGGCCATCTCTCCGCTATATGACGATTTTATCAGAAAACAGAGGGAGTGA
- a CDS encoding O-acetylhomoserine aminocarboxypropyltransferase/cysteine synthase, producing the protein MTTPNGYKLETLQVHAGQEEADPATDSRAVPIYMTTSYVFKDSATAAGRFALTEPGNIYTRLMNPTSSVLEERIAALEGGVAALATSSGSSAITYAIQNIALAGDHVVASTNLYGGTFNLLANTLREQGIETTFVDPSDPENFRKAIKKNTKLLYTEVLGNPNSDVADIDAISKIAHGNGIPLIVDSTFSPPSVFRPIEHGADIVVHSATKFIGGHGVAMGGVIVDSGNFDWAQNDKFPTLSKPNPSYHGVVFTEAVGKAAFVVKIRTTLMRDQGAAISPFNSFLLLLGLETLSLRTDRHIENALKVVEFLKNHPQVEKVNHPSLETGKKKELYDRYFPKGAGSIFTFEIKGDADTAKKFTESLKLFSLLANVADVKSLVIHPASTTHSQLDEKDLLACGIKPTTIRLSIGTEHIDDIINDLKQGFEAVKE; encoded by the coding sequence ATGACAACACCGAATGGATACAAACTCGAGACACTGCAGGTACATGCTGGTCAGGAGGAGGCCGATCCTGCGACCGACTCCCGCGCTGTACCCATCTATATGACCACATCCTACGTATTCAAGGACTCGGCGACTGCGGCAGGACGCTTCGCACTCACCGAACCCGGTAACATCTACACAAGGCTCATGAACCCCACCTCTTCCGTACTGGAGGAGAGAATTGCAGCTTTGGAAGGAGGAGTGGCGGCTCTGGCGACATCGTCAGGCTCTTCGGCCATAACGTATGCCATACAGAACATAGCCTTGGCAGGCGACCATGTCGTCGCGTCTACCAACCTCTATGGGGGTACATTCAATCTATTGGCCAACACGCTCAGGGAACAGGGCATCGAGACCACTTTCGTCGACCCTTCCGATCCCGAGAACTTCAGGAAAGCGATCAAGAAGAACACCAAGCTGCTGTACACCGAGGTGCTGGGGAACCCCAACTCCGATGTCGCCGATATCGATGCGATCTCCAAGATAGCGCATGGGAACGGGATCCCTCTGATCGTCGACAGCACGTTCAGCCCTCCTTCGGTCTTCAGGCCGATAGAGCACGGAGCGGACATCGTGGTGCACTCCGCGACCAAATTCATCGGCGGTCACGGTGTGGCGATGGGAGGTGTGATAGTCGACAGCGGCAACTTCGACTGGGCACAGAACGACAAGTTCCCGACTCTCTCCAAACCGAATCCGTCCTACCACGGAGTGGTGTTCACGGAAGCCGTCGGCAAGGCTGCATTCGTCGTGAAGATCCGCACCACCCTCATGAGGGACCAGGGAGCCGCCATCTCACCGTTCAACTCTTTCCTCCTGCTGTTGGGATTGGAGACGCTGTCCCTCCGTACGGACCGTCACATCGAGAACGCGCTGAAGGTGGTGGAATTCCTCAAGAACCATCCTCAGGTGGAGAAGGTCAACCATCCCTCTTTGGAGACTGGAAAGAAGAAGGAGCTCTACGACAGGTACTTCCCCAAAGGAGCGGGATCTATCTTCACCTTCGAGATCAAAGGGGATGCGGACACGGCGAAGAAATTCACAGAATCGCTGAAGCTTTTCTCCCTCCTGGCCAACGTGGCGGACGTAAAATCCCTGGTGATACACCCCGCATCCACGACGCATTCGCAGCTGGACGAGAAGGATCTGCTGGCATGCGGGATCAAACCGACGACCATACGCCTGTCGATCGGAACGGAGCACATAGACGATATCATAAACGACCTCAAACAAGGATTCGAAGCAGTCAAAGAGTGA
- the metA gene encoding homoserine O-succinyltransferase produces MPINIPDGLPAFKALEDENIFVMKETRALSQDIRPLKIGILNLMPTKVETEIQLMRLLSNTPLQIDITLLIPATHDSKNTSHEYLERFYRTFDDIKEGNLDGLIITGAPLEDIEFEEVDYWDELCAIMDWSKTHVTTTIYICWASLAGLYHNYGIGKQSLPAKKAGIFGYRNTMPSEPLMRGIDDIFRVPQSRYATVLADDILACPKLHIAAIDDNRDVAVVISDNAEIYITGHMEYDLNTLANEYQRDVAKGITPAFPVNYYPGDDPQFDPILSWRSYSTLIFTNWLNYYVYQLTPYDIGKAGKIRG; encoded by the coding sequence ATGCCGATCAACATACCAGACGGACTCCCGGCCTTCAAGGCCCTGGAGGATGAGAACATATTCGTGATGAAGGAGACGAGGGCTCTAAGTCAGGATATCAGGCCTCTTAAGATAGGAATATTGAATCTTATGCCTACGAAGGTGGAAACCGAGATTCAGCTCATGAGGCTACTCAGCAACACCCCTCTCCAGATAGACATCACCTTGCTGATCCCGGCGACACATGATTCCAAGAACACCTCCCACGAATACCTGGAGAGGTTCTACAGGACATTCGATGACATCAAGGAAGGCAATCTGGACGGTCTGATCATCACCGGGGCCCCGCTGGAGGACATCGAGTTCGAGGAGGTGGACTACTGGGATGAGCTCTGTGCTATCATGGATTGGTCCAAGACGCACGTGACCACCACCATCTACATCTGCTGGGCGTCACTTGCCGGGCTCTACCACAACTACGGCATCGGGAAGCAATCCCTTCCTGCCAAGAAGGCGGGTATCTTCGGATATAGGAACACGATGCCCAGCGAGCCTCTCATGAGAGGGATCGACGACATCTTCAGAGTGCCTCAGTCCAGATACGCCACCGTCCTAGCGGACGATATCCTCGCCTGCCCGAAGCTCCACATCGCAGCCATCGACGACAACAGGGATGTGGCTGTCGTGATCTCCGACAACGCGGAGATCTACATCACGGGGCACATGGAATACGACCTCAACACTCTGGCCAACGAATATCAGAGGGATGTCGCAAAAGGAATAACCCCGGCCTTCCCGGTGAACTACTATCCGGGTGACGATCCCCAGTTCGACCCTATCCTGAGCTGGAGGAGCTATTCCACATTGATTTTCACCAATTGGCTGAACTATTATGTCTATCAGCTCACGCCTTACGACATCGGCAAAGCCGGAAAGATCAGAGGATGA
- the cysK gene encoding cysteine synthase A, which yields MLYTSIDQTIGGTPLVELKRIKQELGLKANIYGKIEFFNPAGSVKDRIAKAMIDELEKQGKINKDTVLIEPTSGNTGIALASIATARGYKIKLVMPETMSIERRKLIQAYGAELVLTEGAKGMKGAVAKAEELVKEIPNSVIPGQFVNPANPEIHFKTTGPEIYKDLDGKVDILVAGVGTGGTISGTGKYLKSKNPNVKVVAVEPKGSPLLSEGKTGPHKIQGIGAGFVPDTLDTGIYDQVIAVEDNDAFINGRLIGKTEGILVGISAGAALAAAIQLAKDPANEGKNIVAIFADTGERYLSTALFEA from the coding sequence ATGTTGTACACATCGATAGATCAAACGATCGGAGGAACTCCCCTGGTGGAGCTCAAAAGGATAAAACAGGAGCTGGGGCTGAAGGCCAACATCTACGGTAAGATAGAGTTCTTCAACCCGGCCGGTTCCGTCAAGGACAGGATCGCGAAGGCGATGATCGACGAACTGGAGAAGCAGGGTAAGATAAACAAGGACACTGTCCTCATCGAACCGACCTCCGGGAACACCGGTATCGCCCTGGCATCGATAGCGACCGCCCGCGGCTACAAGATCAAACTGGTCATGCCCGAGACCATGTCCATCGAGCGCCGCAAGCTCATCCAGGCTTACGGGGCAGAACTGGTCCTTACAGAGGGGGCCAAGGGAATGAAGGGAGCAGTTGCGAAAGCCGAGGAGCTGGTGAAGGAGATCCCCAACTCTGTGATACCCGGACAGTTCGTGAATCCTGCCAACCCCGAGATCCACTTCAAGACGACCGGCCCGGAGATCTACAAGGATCTGGACGGGAAGGTCGACATCCTGGTGGCCGGAGTCGGTACCGGAGGTACAATCTCGGGAACAGGGAAGTATCTGAAATCCAAGAACCCGAACGTGAAGGTCGTGGCTGTGGAGCCCAAGGGATCACCTCTCCTCTCCGAGGGCAAGACCGGGCCTCACAAGATACAGGGAATCGGTGCGGGATTCGTCCCCGACACCCTCGATACCGGGATCTACGACCAGGTCATCGCCGTAGAGGATAACGATGCATTCATAAACGGTAGACTCATTGGAAAGACCGAGGGCATCCTCGTAGGGATCTCCGCCGGAGCGGCATTGGCTGCGGCCATCCAGCTGGCGAAGGATCCCGCCAACGAGGGCAAGAACATCGTCGCGATATTCGCCGACACGGGCGAGAGGTATCTGTCCACAGCACTGTTCGAGGCATGA